The Metabacillus sediminilitoris genome window below encodes:
- the murD gene encoding UDP-N-acetylmuramoyl-L-alanine--D-glutamate ligase: MKKISDYLHKNVLVIGLAKSGLAAAKLLHQLGANVTVNDLKAVDSDASVQELRELGVQVVCGDHPLSLISDSVDLVVKNPGIPYSNPLISLAEKQNIPTITEVELAYKISEADIIAITGSNGKTTTTTLIYEMLKEAGKQPLIAGNIGTVACEVAQLATKDNVIVMELSSFQLLGTIEFRPAIAVLLNIFDAHLDYHGTKDEYVYAKGKIYENQIGTDASIVNFDDREVCELSEKSHAEKLFFSTTTMLEGGTYIKDESIWYKNEQIILIKDIVLPGAHNLENILAAISAVKLRGATNDAIVKVLTSFKGVKHRLQFVENINNRRFYNDSKATNILATSKALQAFTVPTILLAGGLDRGNEFDELKPFLKHVKAMILFGETAPKLERIAKESGIEVIKRVDNVEQAVITAYEVSDEDDVIVLSPACASWDQFKTFEERGDIFIQAVHKLN; the protein is encoded by the coding sequence TTGAAAAAGATTAGTGATTATCTACATAAAAATGTATTAGTAATTGGTTTAGCAAAAAGCGGCTTAGCGGCCGCTAAATTATTACATCAGCTAGGTGCTAATGTAACTGTAAACGATTTAAAGGCTGTAGACTCAGATGCATCTGTTCAAGAATTAAGAGAACTTGGAGTACAGGTTGTATGTGGAGACCATCCTCTTTCATTAATTAGTGATTCAGTTGACTTGGTTGTAAAAAATCCTGGTATTCCCTATTCAAATCCATTGATTTCACTTGCGGAAAAACAAAATATTCCAACGATAACCGAAGTGGAGCTTGCATATAAAATATCTGAAGCTGACATCATCGCAATTACTGGATCTAATGGTAAAACAACAACAACGACACTTATTTATGAAATGCTAAAAGAAGCTGGAAAGCAACCGTTAATTGCAGGGAATATTGGGACTGTTGCATGTGAAGTTGCACAACTTGCTACAAAAGATAATGTAATCGTAATGGAATTATCATCGTTTCAACTATTAGGTACAATTGAGTTTAGACCAGCAATAGCTGTTCTCCTTAATATTTTTGATGCTCATTTAGATTATCATGGCACAAAAGATGAATATGTGTATGCAAAGGGGAAAATTTATGAAAATCAAATTGGAACGGATGCATCCATCGTTAATTTTGATGACCGTGAAGTTTGTGAGCTTTCTGAAAAATCTCATGCAGAAAAACTATTCTTCTCAACTACAACGATGCTCGAAGGCGGTACATATATTAAAGATGAAAGCATTTGGTATAAAAATGAACAAATCATTTTAATAAAAGATATCGTGTTACCAGGAGCACATAATCTTGAAAATATCCTTGCTGCTATTTCAGCTGTAAAATTAAGAGGGGCTACCAATGATGCCATTGTTAAGGTTCTTACTTCATTTAAAGGTGTAAAACATAGACTCCAATTTGTTGAAAACATTAACAACCGCCGTTTTTATAATGATTCAAAAGCAACGAATATTTTAGCAACAAGTAAGGCACTTCAAGCGTTTACTGTTCCAACAATTTTACTTGCTGGTGGTCTTGATCGCGGAAATGAATTTGATGAGCTTAAACCTTTTTTAAAACATGTCAAAGCAATGATTTTATTTGGTGAAACTGCACCAAAACTTGAAAGAATCGCCAAAGAGAGTGGAATAGAAGTCATAAAACGTGTCGATAATGTGGAACAAGCAGTTATCACGGCGTATGAAGTTTCCGATGAAGATGATGTGATCGTATTATCACCAGCATGTGCTAGTTGGGATCAGTTCAAAACTTTTGAAGAAAGAGGAGACATTTTTATTCAAGCCGTGCATAAGCTTAATTAA
- the mraY gene encoding phospho-N-acetylmuramoyl-pentapeptide-transferase — MLEQVILITLVMGFLISVLLSPVIIPFLRRLKFGQSIREEGPKSHQKKSGTPTMGGVMIIISIIITTIVMTGKFSQLSVEMYLLLFVTVGYGLLGFLDDFIKVVMKRNLGLTSRQKLLGQIIIAVIFYLVFTQYGFSTELGIPGTTLSVDLGWGYVILVIFMLVGGSNAVNLTDGLDGLLSGTAAIAFGAFAVLAWNQSQYDVAIFSVAVVGAVLGFLVFNAHPAKVFMGDTGSLALGGAIVTIAILTKLEILLVLIGGVFVIETLSVIIQVISFKTTGKRVFKMSPLHHHYELVGWSEWRVVVTFWTIGLVFAVLGIYIEVWL; from the coding sequence ATGTTAGAGCAAGTCATTTTAATAACACTCGTGATGGGATTTTTAATAAGTGTATTACTGTCCCCAGTCATTATTCCATTTCTAAGAAGATTGAAATTTGGTCAAAGTATTAGAGAAGAGGGACCAAAATCTCATCAAAAAAAATCAGGTACACCAACTATGGGAGGAGTAATGATTATCATCTCCATCATCATTACAACTATTGTAATGACTGGTAAGTTCTCCCAACTTAGTGTTGAAATGTATCTATTATTGTTTGTGACAGTCGGTTATGGACTATTAGGGTTCTTAGATGATTTTATAAAAGTTGTCATGAAAAGAAATCTTGGATTAACTTCACGACAAAAGCTACTTGGGCAAATAATTATTGCAGTTATATTTTATCTTGTCTTTACTCAATACGGATTTTCTACAGAGTTAGGTATTCCAGGTACGACTCTTTCTGTTGATTTAGGATGGGGATATGTCATACTTGTGATTTTTATGCTTGTAGGTGGTTCCAACGCAGTTAATTTAACAGACGGATTAGATGGGTTATTATCCGGAACTGCTGCCATTGCTTTCGGTGCGTTTGCAGTACTTGCTTGGAATCAATCACAATATGATGTTGCCATTTTTTCAGTAGCAGTAGTAGGGGCTGTACTTGGATTTTTAGTATTTAATGCACATCCTGCAAAAGTATTTATGGGAGATACTGGTTCGCTTGCCCTTGGTGGAGCAATTGTAACAATAGCAATTTTAACAAAATTAGAAATATTACTTGTGTTAATTGGCGGAGTATTTGTTATTGAAACATTATCCGTTATTATTCAAGTTATTTCATTCAAAACAACAGGGAAAAGAGTTTTTAAAATGAGTCCGCTTCATCATCATTACGAATTAGTTGGATGGTCAGAATGGAGAGTAGTTGTCACATTCTGGACAATAGGACTTGTTTTTGCAGTGTTAGGAATTTATATCGAGGTGTGGTTGTAA
- a CDS encoding DUF881 domain-containing protein codes for MKGSYIILTFVLLVVGFLISYSYQLTNEKKQEHTISAEQWEKEFKARSQLIDEEEKNEALQKELYAKQEEARKIEESLKNQKQIYYNLVEDVEKYRMYVGDVPVVGQGVQVTLEDSSYIPEGENVNNYIVHESHIFNLINELYISGADAVSINGQRLSSDSYLYCNGPVVTVDGNQYPAPFVIAAIGDPNVLIPSLNIAGGVIDQLSFENIVVTVENKSEIKMEPLLQEQESAS; via the coding sequence CTGAAGGGTAGTTATATCATTTTAACCTTTGTCCTCCTTGTTGTCGGTTTTTTGATTTCTTATTCGTATCAACTAACAAACGAAAAAAAGCAAGAGCATACAATTTCTGCTGAGCAATGGGAAAAAGAATTTAAAGCGCGTTCGCAGTTAATTGACGAAGAAGAAAAAAATGAAGCATTACAAAAAGAATTATATGCTAAACAAGAAGAAGCCAGAAAAATCGAGGAGTCATTAAAGAATCAAAAACAAATTTATTATAATTTAGTTGAAGACGTTGAGAAATACCGTATGTATGTCGGGGACGTCCCAGTAGTAGGACAAGGTGTTCAAGTGACATTGGAAGATTCTTCATATATTCCTGAAGGTGAAAATGTCAATAATTATATCGTGCACGAAAGTCATATTTTTAACCTTATCAACGAACTATATATATCTGGTGCTGATGCGGTATCAATTAATGGTCAAAGATTATCGAGCGATTCCTATCTTTATTGTAATGGACCTGTAGTGACTGTAGATGGAAATCAGTATCCTGCACCATTTGTCATAGCAGCAATAGGGGATCCAAATGTATTAATTCCCTCATTAAATATTGCAGGTGGGGTTATTGATCAACTCTCATTCGAAAACATTGTTGTGACAGTTGAAAATAAATCAGAAATAAAAATGGAACCTTTATTACAAGAACAGGAATCTGCATCTTAG
- a CDS encoding stage V sporulation protein D, protein MRVSNVTVRKRLVLTLLIGFFVFLVIDIRLGYVQFFLGDTLTSGAKDLWSRNIPFEPERGEILDRNGVKLATNMSAPTIYVVPRQIENPAETAKKLAAVLNMSEEKAYKHITKKESIEWINPEGRKISHEKANEVRDLNLKGVYIAEDSKRYYPFGGYLSHVLGFAGIDNQGLLGLEAYYDEQLKGEKGYVKFFSDAKGQRMPDEADDYTAPVDGKNLKLTIDSRVQTIIERELDNVQATYNPDGIIAIAMNPNNGEILAMSSRPDFDPANFREVDPMIYNRNLPVWSSYEPGSTFKIITLAAALEEKKVDLEKDTFNDTGSVKVDGATLRCWKRGGHGHQTFLEVVQNSCNPGFVELGQRLGEETLFKYIKDFGFGQKTGIDLQGEAKGILFNPEKVGPVELATTAFGQGVSVTPIQQVAAVAAAVNGGILYTPYIAKEWVDPVTNEVISRHTPEAKRRVISEETSKQVRHALESVVALGTGRNAYVDGYRVGGKTGTAQKVKDGRYMENNHIVSFIGFAPADDPQIVVYVAVDNPKGTIQFGGTVSAPIVGNIMRDVLPEIGVKPRKDQIEKEYKWLDTKLVEVPNILGLSKQELAEQFVNLKLDVAGEGDVVVQQSPSEGVKVKEGSTLRVYLGKSDDKSKSKE, encoded by the coding sequence ATGCGGGTGTCAAATGTGACCGTTAGAAAGCGTCTTGTTTTAACGTTGCTTATCGGTTTTTTCGTTTTTTTAGTGATTGATATACGTCTAGGATATGTTCAGTTTTTTCTTGGAGATACATTAACTTCTGGTGCTAAAGATTTATGGAGCAGAAATATTCCGTTTGAACCTGAACGTGGGGAAATTTTAGATCGAAACGGTGTGAAGCTTGCTACGAATATGAGTGCGCCTACCATATATGTTGTTCCAAGACAAATTGAAAATCCTGCAGAGACAGCGAAAAAGCTTGCGGCTGTTTTAAATATGTCGGAGGAGAAGGCCTATAAACATATTACGAAAAAAGAATCAATAGAATGGATAAATCCAGAGGGAAGAAAAATTTCTCATGAAAAAGCCAATGAAGTAAGGGATTTAAATTTAAAAGGAGTATATATTGCAGAGGATTCTAAACGATATTATCCATTTGGCGGCTATTTATCTCATGTTCTCGGCTTTGCAGGTATTGATAACCAAGGACTACTTGGATTAGAAGCTTATTATGATGAACAGTTAAAAGGTGAAAAAGGTTATGTGAAATTCTTTTCTGATGCAAAAGGACAAAGAATGCCAGATGAAGCTGACGATTACACAGCACCAGTCGATGGTAAAAATTTAAAACTTACAATTGATTCACGTGTTCAAACGATTATCGAGCGCGAATTAGATAATGTGCAGGCAACTTATAATCCGGATGGTATTATAGCAATAGCGATGAATCCAAATAATGGTGAGATTTTAGCGATGTCAAGTCGTCCAGACTTTGATCCAGCTAATTTTAGGGAAGTTGATCCTATGATCTATAATCGCAACTTACCTGTTTGGAGTTCGTATGAGCCTGGTTCAACTTTTAAAATTATTACGTTGGCTGCTGCTCTGGAGGAAAAAAAGGTTGACCTGGAAAAAGATACGTTTAATGATACCGGTTCTGTTAAAGTAGATGGCGCCACATTACGTTGTTGGAAAAGAGGCGGCCATGGACATCAAACATTTTTAGAAGTTGTCCAGAATTCTTGTAACCCTGGGTTTGTTGAGCTTGGGCAAAGACTTGGTGAAGAAACACTTTTTAAATATATAAAAGATTTCGGATTTGGACAAAAAACAGGGATTGATTTACAAGGAGAAGCAAAAGGGATTTTATTTAATCCAGAAAAAGTAGGCCCTGTTGAACTGGCCACAACAGCGTTTGGTCAAGGTGTATCCGTTACACCCATTCAACAGGTTGCGGCTGTAGCTGCCGCAGTCAATGGAGGTATATTATACACACCATATATTGCGAAAGAATGGGTTGATCCTGTGACAAATGAAGTAATAAGTAGACATACCCCAGAGGCTAAACGCAGAGTCATTTCTGAAGAAACATCAAAACAGGTACGACATGCTCTAGAAAGTGTTGTTGCTCTTGGTACTGGGCGTAATGCATATGTAGATGGTTATCGAGTCGGGGGGAAAACGGGTACTGCTCAAAAAGTAAAAGATGGCAGATATATGGAGAATAACCATATTGTATCTTTTATAGGGTTTGCTCCTGCAGATGATCCACAAATTGTTGTATATGTCGCAGTTGATAATCCAAAAGGTACAATTCAATTTGGGGGCACAGTTTCAGCTCCTATAGTAGGGAATATTATGCGTGATGTTTTGCCGGAAATTGGAGTGAAACCTAGAAAAGATCAAATTGAAAAAGAATATAAATGGCTGGACACAAAATTGGTTGAAGTACCGAATATTTTAGGGTTGTCGAAACAAGAGCTTGCAGAGCAGTTTGTAAATTTAAAACTTGATGTAGCTGGCGAAGGAGATGTTGTTGTACAGCAATCGCCAAGTGAAGGTGTGAAAGTAAAGGAAGGCTCAACCTTACGAGTCTATTTAGGCAAAAGTGATGATAAAAGTAAAAGCAAAGAGTAA
- the murG gene encoding undecaprenyldiphospho-muramoylpentapeptide beta-N-acetylglucosaminyltransferase has translation MKVVVSGGGTGGHIYPALALINEIKRQNAKAEFLYIGTENGLEKDIVKRAGIPFKAIEITGFKRKLSFENIKTVTRFLRGVSISKKYLKNFKPDVVIGTGGYVCGPVVYAASKLKIPTVIHEQNSLPGVTNKFLSRYVDKVAICFEDAKKYFPEHKVVLTGNPRASEVLGQDAGKGRQSLGLNSNRKTVLIFGGSRGARAINEAVLQMMPFLKDKPYQVVYVTGEVHYDKVMAEMINVKDHSHVIIKPFIHNMPEVLSAVDLIVSRAGATSLAEITALGIPSILIPSPYVTANHQEKNARSLSDHHAAIMLREQGLNGSQLLSEIDNILLNETKLTAMKKASKELGIPDAASKLYQVMKEIAKK, from the coding sequence ATGAAAGTTGTTGTAAGCGGTGGAGGTACTGGTGGACACATTTATCCAGCACTTGCATTAATAAATGAAATAAAACGACAAAATGCTAAAGCAGAATTTTTATATATTGGAACGGAAAATGGTCTTGAAAAAGATATAGTGAAACGGGCAGGCATACCATTTAAGGCTATAGAGATTACTGGGTTTAAAAGAAAACTATCATTCGAAAATATTAAAACTGTTACCCGTTTTTTAAGAGGGGTCTCGATTAGTAAAAAGTATTTAAAAAATTTCAAGCCAGATGTTGTAATAGGTACTGGCGGATATGTTTGTGGACCAGTTGTCTATGCAGCATCTAAGTTGAAAATCCCTACAGTCATTCATGAACAAAATAGTTTACCAGGTGTTACAAATAAATTTTTATCTCGATATGTAGATAAGGTTGCCATCTGTTTTGAAGATGCAAAAAAATACTTTCCTGAACACAAAGTGGTGTTAACAGGAAATCCCCGAGCTTCAGAAGTTCTTGGTCAAGATGCAGGGAAAGGCAGACAGTCGCTTGGTCTTAATTCAAACCGGAAGACCGTATTAATATTTGGTGGAAGTCGTGGTGCTCGTGCGATAAATGAAGCGGTATTACAAATGATGCCATTTTTAAAAGATAAACCATATCAAGTTGTTTATGTAACTGGTGAAGTACATTATGATAAAGTAATGGCAGAGATGATAAATGTAAAAGACCATTCACATGTGATTATAAAGCCATTTATTCATAATATGCCTGAGGTATTATCAGCTGTAGATTTAATTGTTTCACGAGCAGGAGCTACTTCACTAGCGGAAATCACAGCATTAGGTATACCAAGTATATTAATTCCAAGTCCATATGTAACAGCAAATCATCAAGAAAAAAATGCAAGATCTTTGAGTGATCATCATGCGGCAATTATGCTAAGAGAACAAGGTTTAAATGGAAGCCAATTGTTGTCTGAAATTGATAATATTTTATTAAATGAAACAAAGCTTACTGCTATGAAAAAGGCTTCTAAGGAACTGGGAATACCAGATGCTGCTTCAAAGCTATATCAAGTTATGAAAGAAATTGCAAAGAAATAA
- a CDS encoding UDP-N-acetylmuramoyl-L-alanyl-D-glutamate--2,6-diaminopimelate ligase, producing the protein MKLNELLTYLHDRSIEYNENPTITSIEMDSREVKNGSLFICIDGYTVDGHDFAEKAVENGAVAILSERQLQVDVPVIVVKDTKRAMAVLADIFYGQPTHQMHLIGVTGTNGKTTTTHIIEKILKEANKKTGLIGTMYIKIAEKQIDVKNTTPESLTLQKTFQDMRENDVTHAVMEVSSHALHLGRIHGCDFNVAVFTNLSQDHLDYHKTMEAYKYAKGLLFAQLGNRFDHDNIKIAVLNADEEASEEFIKMTSAKIMTYGINKEADVMAKEIKMTSKGTEFQLITPVGIKHISINMIGKFSIYNVLAAVAASLASSIELDTICHAVEAMDGVRGRFELVDGGQDFTVIVDYAHTPDSLENVLQTIKQFVEGKIFCVVGCGGDRDKTKRPLMAKIATEFSDEPIFTSDNPRSEDPRMILRDMEAGVAGEHYHSIENREKAILFAVENAKKGDVILIAGKGHETYQIIGDETFDFDDKEVAFKAINKSI; encoded by the coding sequence ATGAAATTAAATGAATTACTTACATATTTACATGATCGATCAATTGAATATAATGAAAATCCTACCATAACATCAATTGAAATGGATTCTAGAGAAGTAAAGAATGGAAGCTTGTTCATATGTATTGACGGTTATACCGTTGATGGTCATGATTTTGCTGAGAAAGCAGTTGAAAATGGAGCTGTAGCTATTCTGTCAGAGCGACAACTACAAGTTGATGTACCAGTCATTGTTGTAAAAGATACAAAACGAGCAATGGCGGTTCTCGCTGATATTTTTTATGGTCAGCCAACTCATCAGATGCACCTAATAGGTGTAACAGGTACAAACGGAAAAACGACAACAACACATATCATAGAGAAAATTTTAAAGGAAGCAAACAAAAAAACAGGCTTAATTGGTACAATGTACATAAAAATTGCTGAAAAACAAATAGATGTAAAAAATACAACTCCTGAGAGCTTAACTTTACAAAAAACATTTCAAGATATGAGAGAAAATGATGTCACACATGCTGTTATGGAGGTTTCTTCTCACGCACTTCATTTAGGAAGGATCCATGGCTGTGATTTTAATGTTGCTGTCTTTACAAACTTATCACAGGATCATTTAGATTATCATAAAACAATGGAAGCCTATAAATATGCTAAAGGATTGCTTTTTGCACAATTAGGTAATCGTTTTGATCATGACAATATAAAAATAGCTGTTCTAAATGCCGATGAAGAAGCATCGGAAGAATTTATCAAAATGACTTCTGCCAAAATTATGACTTATGGTATTAATAAAGAAGCAGATGTTATGGCTAAAGAAATAAAAATGACATCTAAAGGTACTGAGTTCCAGTTGATTACTCCTGTTGGAATAAAACATATATCGATTAATATGATTGGTAAATTTAGTATATATAATGTGTTGGCAGCAGTAGCAGCAAGTCTAGCATCCTCAATTGAATTAGATACAATTTGCCATGCAGTTGAAGCTATGGATGGCGTAAGGGGCCGCTTTGAACTTGTTGATGGCGGTCAAGATTTTACGGTCATTGTTGACTACGCACATACTCCCGATAGTCTAGAAAATGTCCTGCAAACGATAAAGCAATTTGTTGAAGGGAAAATCTTTTGTGTTGTAGGTTGCGGTGGTGATCGAGATAAAACAAAAAGACCTCTAATGGCAAAAATTGCAACGGAATTTAGCGACGAGCCAATTTTTACGTCTGATAACCCAAGAAGTGAAGATCCGAGGATGATATTGCGTGATATGGAAGCAGGGGTTGCAGGAGAGCATTATCATTCAATCGAGAATCGTGAAAAAGCAATTCTTTTTGCTGTGGAAAATGCCAAAAAAGGCGATGTCATTTTAATAGCTGGGAAAGGCCATGAAACCTACCAGATAATTGGTGATGAAACATTTGATTTTGATGATAAAGAAGTTGCTTTTAAGGCAATTAATAAAAGTATCTAA
- the murB gene encoding UDP-N-acetylmuramate dehydrogenase, translating to MSRLYNDLLSANIGKVRENEPLLKHTTIKIGGPADLFVEPSSSESLAKALQIIKKHGVKWRAIGRGSNLLVSDKGIEGVVLKLGIGLDDFELHEDLLTVGGGCSIVRLATIISKKGLSGLEFASGIPGSIGGAVYMNAGAHGSDISKILVKAQILFDDGRLEWLSNEDLEFSYRTSVLQEKKPGICLNAVLKLEKGVKEDIVAVMQKNKDYRKVTQPWNFPCAGSIFRNPLPKYAGQLVEDAGLKGYQIGGAKISEMHGNFIVNAGDATAQDVLDLIAFVKETILEKYGVTMETEVEIIGRK from the coding sequence ATGTCTAGATTATATAATGATTTGCTTTCGGCTAATATTGGTAAAGTACGAGAAAATGAACCTTTATTAAAGCATACAACAATTAAAATTGGCGGACCGGCAGATTTATTTGTTGAACCGAGCAGTTCAGAATCATTAGCAAAAGCTTTGCAAATAATAAAAAAGCATGGAGTAAAGTGGAGAGCGATTGGAAGAGGCTCAAATCTACTTGTTTCAGATAAGGGAATAGAAGGTGTTGTCCTTAAGCTAGGTATTGGATTAGATGACTTTGAGTTACATGAAGATCTGCTCACTGTTGGTGGAGGATGTTCAATCGTAAGACTTGCAACCATTATTAGCAAAAAAGGTTTGTCAGGATTAGAGTTTGCTAGTGGTATTCCTGGGTCAATTGGTGGTGCTGTCTATATGAATGCGGGTGCACATGGTTCTGATATTTCTAAAATTCTTGTAAAAGCACAAATTCTTTTTGATGATGGAAGATTGGAATGGTTATCGAATGAAGACTTAGAGTTTTCCTATCGAACATCGGTTTTACAAGAGAAAAAACCTGGAATTTGCCTTAATGCGGTTTTAAAATTGGAAAAAGGGGTAAAAGAAGATATTGTTGCTGTAATGCAAAAAAATAAGGATTATAGAAAAGTTACACAGCCATGGAATTTTCCATGTGCAGGCAGTATTTTTCGGAATCCCCTTCCAAAATATGCAGGTCAGCTTGTTGAAGATGCCGGTTTAAAAGGTTATCAAATTGGTGGAGCGAAAATTTCAGAAATGCATGGGAACTTTATTGTAAATGCAGGGGATGCTACTGCTCAAGATGTATTAGATCTCATTGCATTTGTAAAAGAAACCATTCTCGAAAAATATGGAGTAACAATGGAAACAGAAGTTGAAATAATAGGGCGGAAATAG
- the spoVE gene encoding stage V sporulation protein E → MTAKRSTPDFILVILTLLLLTIGLIMVYSASAVWATYKFDDSFFFAKRQLLFAGVGVIAMFFLMNVDYWTWRTWAKMLIIVCFFLLIAVLIPGIGMERNGSRSWIGVGAFSIQPSEFMKLAMIAFLAKFLSENQKKITSFKKGLIPSLGLVFTAFAMIMLQPDLGTGTVMVGTCIVMIFVSGARVIHFVWLGLLGVAGFVALVLSAPYRIKRITSFLDPWEDPLGSGFQIIQSLYAIGPGGLFGLGLGQSRQKFFYLPEPQTDFIFAILSEELGFIGGSLVLLLFGLLLWRGVRIALGAPDLYGSFLAIGIITMVAIQVMINVGVVTGLMPVTGITLPFLSYGGSSLTLMLMAIGVLLNVSRYSKY, encoded by the coding sequence TTGACAGCAAAAAGGTCTACACCAGACTTTATATTAGTTATCCTTACGTTGCTTCTATTAACAATTGGTCTTATTATGGTATACAGTGCAAGTGCTGTGTGGGCGACGTATAAATTTGATGATTCATTCTTTTTTGCCAAACGTCAGCTTTTATTTGCCGGCGTTGGAGTAATAGCAATGTTTTTTCTAATGAATGTTGATTACTGGACATGGCGAACATGGGCAAAAATGTTAATTATTGTTTGTTTTTTCTTATTAATCGCGGTTTTGATACCTGGTATCGGGATGGAAAGAAACGGTTCAAGAAGCTGGATAGGTGTTGGTGCTTTCTCCATTCAGCCATCAGAGTTTATGAAATTGGCAATGATCGCATTTCTTGCAAAGTTTTTATCTGAAAATCAAAAGAAAATCACTTCGTTTAAAAAAGGATTAATTCCTTCTCTAGGGCTTGTTTTTACAGCTTTTGCTATGATAATGCTACAACCTGATTTAGGAACAGGAACAGTCATGGTAGGAACCTGTATCGTTATGATTTTTGTATCTGGAGCACGAGTCATCCATTTTGTATGGCTTGGTTTGTTAGGAGTAGCAGGTTTTGTTGCCCTCGTTTTATCTGCTCCATATCGAATTAAACGTATTACGTCATTTTTAGATCCTTGGGAAGATCCACTTGGCAGTGGATTTCAAATTATCCAATCTTTATATGCAATTGGACCAGGTGGATTATTTGGCTTAGGACTTGGGCAGAGCAGACAAAAGTTTTTCTATTTACCAGAACCGCAAACAGATTTTATTTTTGCGATTTTATCTGAAGAATTAGGATTTATTGGCGGTTCATTAGTGTTACTCCTTTTCGGTTTACTTTTATGGCGAGGAGTAAGAATTGCACTAGGCGCACCAGATCTTTATGGGAGTTTTTTAGCAATTGGTATTATAACAATGGTTGCAATTCAAGTTATGATCAATGTTGGCGTTGTAACAGGACTTATGCCTGTTACAGGGATCACCCTTCCTTTCTTAAGTTATGGGGGATCATCACTTACCTTAATGCTAATGGCGATTGGTGTATTATTAAATGTAAGCAGGTATTCAAAATATTAA
- a CDS encoding cell division protein FtsQ/DivIB, which translates to MEKKVVSLEDRIPKLQQQRKQKSNRRLISFLSVFFLLILLVIYFQSPLSKVASVSVEGNETVESKKIIEMSGITTSSGFWNINSKEIKNAVGKHLQIKSVTIKKKLPNHIVLVVEEHKSIAYLEKDGAFLSILENGQVLKDRKETAPADAPVLINWKSEEAIKEMVSELTKISPSIFNSISEIHYTPDKTDPWLVRLYMNDGYEVIASVRTFSKKMETYPEIVSQLEEDIKGVIHFEVGTYFESYEPLPKEEEDNESQNETEG; encoded by the coding sequence TTGGAAAAGAAAGTTGTTTCGTTAGAAGATCGCATACCAAAACTACAACAGCAGCGAAAACAAAAATCAAATCGTAGACTTATTTCTTTTTTATCCGTCTTCTTCTTGCTTATTCTACTTGTTATTTATTTTCAATCTCCTTTAAGTAAAGTTGCAAGTGTTTCTGTAGAAGGAAATGAAACGGTTGAATCAAAAAAAATTATTGAAATGAGTGGTATAACTACCTCATCAGGTTTTTGGAATATCAATTCCAAGGAAATTAAGAATGCAGTAGGTAAACATTTACAAATTAAGAGTGTGACAATTAAGAAAAAATTGCCGAATCATATTGTTTTGGTAGTAGAGGAACATAAAAGTATTGCTTATCTTGAAAAAGATGGAGCATTTTTGTCAATCCTCGAAAATGGACAAGTATTAAAGGATCGTAAAGAGACTGCTCCTGCAGATGCTCCAGTATTAATTAATTGGAAGAGTGAAGAAGCGATTAAAGAAATGGTTAGTGAGTTAACAAAAATTTCTCCTAGTATATTTAATTCCATCTCTGAGATTCACTATACTCCCGATAAAACTGATCCTTGGTTAGTTCGCCTTTATATGAATGATGGCTATGAAGTAATAGCTTCGGTTCGTACTTTTTCTAAGAAAATGGAAACCTACCCAGAAATTGTATCCCAGCTCGAAGAAGACATCAAAGGTGTCATTCATTTTGAAGTAGGTACTTACTTTGAATCCTATGAACCATTACCAAAAGAGGAGGAGGATAATGAAAGCCAAAATGAAACTGAAGGGTAG